A region from the Penaeus monodon isolate SGIC_2016 chromosome 17, NSTDA_Pmon_1, whole genome shotgun sequence genome encodes:
- the LOC119583229 gene encoding crustacean hyperglycemic hormones 5-like → MSLGLIASRLVAVALVVVVACSTTWARSLEGSSSPVASLIRGRSLSKRANFDPSCAGVYDRELLGGLSRLCDDCYNVFREPKVATECRSNCFYNSRSLGWR, encoded by the exons ATGTCCCTTGGTTTGATCGCCTCTCGCTTG GTGGCCGTGGCCCTGGTGGTGGTCGTGGCGTGCTCGACGACCTGGGCTCGCTCCCTCGAGGGGTCGTCGTCCCCCGTGGCCTCCCTCATCAGGGGGCGCAGCCTCAGCAAGCGAGCAAACTTCGACCCTTCCTGCGCGGGCGTGTACGACCGGGAGCTCCTGGGGGGGCTGAGCCGCCTCTGCGACGACTGCTACAACGTGTTTCGCGAGCCCAAGGTGGCCACGGAATGCAG GAGCAACTGCTTCTACaactcg cgaTCTCTGGGTTGGAGGTAA
- the LOC119583524 gene encoding crustacean hyperglycemic hormones 3 encodes MIALRLIAVTLVVAMVASTTWARSFNKRANFDPSCAGVYNRELLGRLSRLCDDCYNVFREPKVATECRSNCFYNPVFVQCLEYLIPADLHEEYQAHVQTVGK; translated from the exons ATGATTGCCCTTCGCTTG ATAGCCGTGACcctggtggtggcgatggtggccTCAACGACCTGGGCTCGCAGCTTCAACAAGCGAGCAAACTTCGACCCTTCCTGCGCGGGCGTGTACAACCGGGAGCTCCTGGGGAGGCTGAGCCGCCTCTGCGACGACTGCTACAACGTGTTTCGCGAGCCCAAGGTGGCCACGGAATGCAG GAGCAACTGCTTCTACAACCCGGTGTTCGTCCAGTGTCTGGAGTACCTGATTCCGGCCGACCTGCACGAGGAGTACCAAGCCCACGTGCAGACGGTGGGCAAGTAG